GCCAGGGAGAGGATATTATTCCCCTTGTCGGTGCGCGCACCCTTGCCCGCCTTGAGGAAGCAATTGCCAGCCCCCTGAAATTGCCTGCCGGTATTTTGGCCCGTATGGAAAAGGCCCTGCCGACAGACCAGGTGCAGGGAAGCCGGTTAATGTCGCTGCGGCGGTGAAGCCCCTCGACACAGGGAAGTTCCCCGGATTATGGTGCGGGGATGAAAGCAAACAGTACTGATACGGGCGATATGTATGCCCGTATTCTTGATACCGCAGAGACATTGTTACGCCGTTTTGGACCGGAAAAATTGACGGTTACCGATGTGGCGCGGGCAATGGATATGAGCCATGGCAATGTGTATCGCCACATTCCCAGCAAGGCGGCCTTGCGTGCGGCCGTGATTGCGCGCTGGCTTGAAAAGGTATCACACCTGACTGATGCCATTGCCCAAAACGCAGGCCCGGCAGATCAGCGCCTGCGGGAATGGCTGGTGGAACTGGCCGTGATCAAGCAGCGCAAGGTAACCGAAGACGCCGAAATGCTGGCAGGTGCCGCCCTGGTGGTGCGTGAAAGCCCGGATGTTGAACAGGAACATTCAGCGCGTTTGCGCATCCAGGTGATTAAAATTCTGCAAGACGGGCTTAAAGACGGCACCTTGCCCCATGCTGGCGATGTGGGCGTATCGGCATCGGCGATATTGAATGCGACATTCCGTTATCACCACCCGGACCTGGTGGCAAAGGGCGGTGCGCCGGAAAAGCAGCTTGCTGCATTGCAGGATGTTGTGTCGCTGATCCTTGCCGGGTTGCAACGCTTGCCGGAATGATCGGGCTGGCAGCCTGATCTGTCCGTCGATCGTTAAGGCGTGATTAAGCGCTGTAAAGCTTATGGACGTTATCGGTTGTGCGGGCGGGCAGGTAAACGGTGAAGACAGACCCTTTGCCAACTTCGCTTTCAATCGTCATGGTGCCGCGGTGGCGCTGAACCAGATGTTTGACAATGGCAAGGCCAAGGCCGGTGCCACCAACCGCGCGGGAACGGGCGGTATCGACACGGTAAAAACGTTCGGTCAGGCGCGGCAGATGTTCGCGTGCAATACCATCAGACCGGTCGCAGACCGATACGGCCATGATGCGGCTGTGGCGATAGCGCGCAAGGGCTGCTGGCGGGTTTTTCACCAGGTTCAGTTTCACATCAACGGTGCTGTCCTGGTGGCCATATTTGATGGCGTTTTCGATCAGGTTCTGGAAAACCTGGATCAGTTCCTTTTCCTCGCCAATCGTGTGGGTGTCTTCCAGGTTGGATGTTACCCGGATCGCCATGCTTTTGGCATCCGCCTTGACCTTGAGGCCCGTTGCCACTTTTTCGATAATGGTGGTGACATCGCAATCGCTTGACGGCGGGGTATGTTCGTTCAGCTCGATCCGGGCAAGGGACAGCAGGTCTTCGACCAGGCTTTGCATGCGTTGTGCCTGATCGCGCATCACCGGCAGGAACTGGCCAAGGGCATCGGGGTCGTCCTTGGCGGGGCCTTCGAGTGTTTCGATGAAACCCAGCAGCACCGAAAGCGGGGTGCGCAATTCATGGCCGGCATCGGCGGCAAAATCGGCGCGCATCTGTTCGACCTTGCGCAGTTCTGTCAGGTCGCTAAAGGACAGGACAAAATTGCGATTGCCGGTTTCGGCAGGCAAATGGGCGGTCAATACGTCGAAATGGCGCTGGGCGTCGCTGGCAAGCACAAATTCGGTATGCTGCATTTTGCGCCGGCCCGAAGACACCATATCAAAGGCATCCAGCAGGATGGGATCACGGATAAAGCGGGTCAGGTCATAGCCGGTTTCAAGGTTGTGAAACAAAGACTTGGCCGCCTGGTTAAAGCCGGTCACCGTGCGCTGGCGGTTCACCATCACCACCGGGTTTGGCAGGTGGTCAAGGATTTCGGCATCGGTGCTGGTTTGGGCTTCCAGGTCCAGGATGCGTTCGCGAAAGGCCGTTGTCACCTGGGTATAAAGCGATGAAAGCTCGGCTGCGGCCTCGAATGTCAGGCGCTGCGGCGGGGTGCCGCGAAAATGATCCCGCAGGGTGGCGGCATAGCGGGCAACAGCGCGCAGATCCTTGAAATAAATGCGCAGCAGGCCGACAATGCCCAGCCATGATGCACCCGCAGCAACCACGGCAAGCCCCCAGGCGATCTGGTCGGACGCGGCCAGCAATACCAGAATGGCAGCAGGCGGAATGTTCAGTGCGAACGCTGTCGCAAGCAATTGCCGAAAGCCCAAGAGGTTCTCCAGATCAAAGCGGCGGCATCAAATAGAGCGAGATAAATTTTGCCTAACATGATGATGTCAGAGCGAATATCAAATCAACTTTAGATGACAGTTTTCAATTCATTGAAAACTATCGGCTTTTTCATATGAAAAATGCCGCCTCGTGCAAAAACGGAGCGGCATTTGACGGAGTCGCACTGTAATTTATACGATTGGCCTTAAAGGATGCTTGCACCTTCATCAAATGCCAGGCGCGGGCTGCGGGCAAACAGTTTGGCGGCATCGCCATAGCCGATATTGACCATGAAATTGGTTTTAACAGCCGTGCCAGCGAAAAATTCGCGATCAACACCCTCAGCATCAAAGCCCGACATCGGCCCGCAATCTAGGCCAAGGCTGCGCAGGGCTAAAATCAGATAGGCGCCCTGCAGGCTGGCATTGCGAAAGGCGGTTGCCTTGATCAGCTCGTCATTGCCAGCAAACCAGGAACGGGCATCGGCATGGGGGAAAAGCTGCGGCAGTTTTTCGTAAAATTCCATGTCCTGGCCGATAATGGCGGTTACCGGGGCTTCCATGGTTTTGGCGCGGTTGCCTTCGGCCATGAGCGGTTCAAGGCGGGCTTTGGCGTCTTTGCTTTCGACAAAAATCACGCGCATCGGTTCGCAATTGGCGCTGGTCGGGCCCATCACGGCCAGGTCCCATGCCTGTTGCAACAGGGCGCGGTCGACCTTTTTATCCTGCCAGCCATTATGGGTGCGGGCATCGTTAAACAGGATATCGAGGGCTTTTTGATCAATCATTTTGAAAAACTTTCTGGATTGTTCAGGGTTTAGGGTCTGCACCCTATTGCCAGCAGCCTAGGCAAATAACATGGCAATGAGAAGGCCCGACTTGGCGCAAGTCATTTTGATGGATCGCCATTCTGATGTTGCGCCCCTGTCGGCGCCAAACTTCAACGGCGTTATCACGGCAACGGTTGGCATTGCTTTCTTTGCACTGGTAATCGTGATGGGGATGGCGATGGGCCGGGTATGGGATCAATCCCGGGTATTATGCGTTATGATGCCCGTGGTAAGGCAGTTTGCCCGGCGATATCTGGCCGATCAGGTGGTGTTTTGCCGGTTTTGCGATGTGATTAGGCCGGTTTTGGGCCGCAAATATATGAAATGCAGCGTAAAATTGGCCAATATGTCGTCACGCATTGCCACAATATCGCGACAATGGCGATGTTTTATGTCGCCCGGACCGATGCACAGATCATTGAATGGCATGGATAAATAAATGCAGATCGATAAAAACAATTCCCGTTCCGGCCTGTGGGCACAGCCAAATCCTAAACGGCATATGGTGCGTGGCGCGCTTTTGATGGCAGCGACGGCATTGGCCTTTACCCTGGCGGCCCCGGCACAGGCGCAAAACGCGCAGAATATGGAAATTACCGGCGATGCCGCGCCACAGAAGGCTGCGGGATCAAATGAAGCCACCGCCCAAAAGGCGGTACCTTCTGCACCGGCTGAAGGGTCTTCCGCACCGAAAACCACATCCGGTGCGCCGTCACCGTCGACCAGCCCGGCGGCCACTTCTCCGGCAGCAGCGGAATCGGGTGTGACGGCGAAACAGGATGCCGGCTCATCGGCGGTGGTATTTATGTATCACCGTTTTGACGAAGGTGAATATCCGTCAACCAATACACGGGTGGATCAGCTTTCAGCCCATATCGCCGAACTTGGCAAATCGAAATACCATGTGATGGATGTGGGCAAGATCGTTGCCGCCATCGCCAATGGCAGCCCCCTTCCCGACCGGGCCATTGGCATTACCGTAGATGATGCCTATCGCACCTTTTATTCGGTTGCCTGGCCGATGTTTAAAAAGGCGGGAATGCCGGTTACGGTTTTTGTCTCAACCAGCCAGCTTGATGCCGGTTATGACAGCTACATGACCTGGGATATGCTGCGCGATCTGGTCAAGCAGGGTGTTACCGTAGGAGGGCATAGCAACAGCCACGCCCATCTTTCGGCCATTTCGGCGGCAGAGGCCAAAGCCGAACTGGAAAAATCGGCACAGCGTTTCAAACAGGAACTGGGTTTTGTGCCCGAACTGTTTGCATACCCCTATGGTGAAGCCAGCAGTGAGGTGCAGCAGGCCGTGCGCGATGCCGGTTATAAGGCTGCCTTTGGCCAGCAAAGCGGCGGGTTTGATAAAACGGCCGACCGGTTTTATCTGCCGCGTTTTGCCCTGAATGAACATTACGGGTCGCTCGACCGGTTTGAACTGGCGGCAAATTCACTGCCGCTTGATGTTTCCGACCTGACACCGGCGGATTATACCCTGACCCGTAATCCGCCTGCCTTCGGTTTTACCTTGCAGCAGCCGGCCAAGGATGTGAAATGTTATCCGTCCGATGGCACCGCCACCATGAGCCGCCTTGGCGAAGAACGTGTGGAAGTCCGCCTTGATGGGCCGGTCTCGCCGGGTCGCTGGCGCATCAACTGCACTGCGGGTGGACCGGATGGCCGCTGGCGCTGGCTGGGGATGCTTTATACCGTCCCCGAAGGGATCAAAAACCCCGGTTAAAACCGGGGAATTCCCTTATTTACGCATCATTTTCGTTTTTTCCTGATGAATAACGGCTATTGCGTGTTGAACCGCAACGCGCTAGGTTATCCACACTTCGATAACGTAAATAATGGCCATCCACAGTGCTAACAGGAAAAAACATCCTTTTAATCATCTCGGGCGGGATTGCTGCCTATAAGGTGTTGGAAGTCATCCGTCGTTTGCGCGACCAGGGGGCATCGATCCGTGCCATCCTGACCAAGGGTGGCGCCGAATTTGTCACGCCATTGTCGGTGGCGGCGTTAACCGAGAACAAAGTTTACCAGGACCTTTTTTCCCTGACCGATGAATCCGAGATGGGCCATATCCGCCTGTCCCGCGAGGCGGATTTGGTGCTGGTTGCGCCTGCCAGTGCCGATATTCTGGCAAAAATGGCGGCGGGCATGGCCAATGATCTGGCGACAACCGCCCTTCTGGCAACCAACAAGCCGGTTCTGGTTGCACCGACCATGAATGTTGAAATGTGGAACAACCCCGCCACCCAGGCCAATATTGCGACGCTGGAAAGCCGTGGCATTTTGCGCATTGGCCCGGCGGGCGGTGATCTGGCCTGTGGGGAAACCGGTACCGGGCGGCTGGCCGAACCTGCCGAAATTATTGCTGCCGTGCAGGATTTTTTCGCCCGCCAGGACGGGCCAAAACCATTGGCTGGAAAAAAGGCCGTTGTAACCAGCGGCCCGACGCACGAACCGATTGACCCGGTGCGCTATATTGCCAACCGGTCATCAGGCAAGCAGGGCCATGCCATTGCCGCCGAGCTGGCGCGTGCCGGTGCCGATGTGACGCTGGTTTCCGGCCCGGTAAACCTGCCCGACCCTGTTGGTGTCAATGTGGTTCGGGTGGAAACCGCGCGCGACATGCTGGCATCGGTGCAGGCGCAAATGCCGGCCGATATTGCAATTTTTGCCGCTGCTGTGGCCGATTGGCGCGTTAAGGACCAGGCCGGACAGAAGATAAAGAAAACCGGTGATGGGGCATTGCCGGTTCTGCAATTTGCCGAAAATCCCGATATTCTTGCCACCATCAGCCAAAGCAGCCCGACACGCCCGGCGCTGGTGGTGGGGTTTGCCGCCGAAACCGAAAATGTTGTTGAACATGCGCGTGCCAAACGGGCGCGCAAAGGGTGTGACTGGATTTTGGCCAACAATGTTGCGCCTGATACCGGCACCTTTGGCGGCGAAGACAATGAAATTCATCTGATTGCCGGTAATGACACAACAGGCGACGA
The window above is part of the Thalassospira marina genome. Proteins encoded here:
- a CDS encoding TetR/AcrR family transcriptional regulator, whose protein sequence is MKANSTDTGDMYARILDTAETLLRRFGPEKLTVTDVARAMDMSHGNVYRHIPSKAALRAAVIARWLEKVSHLTDAIAQNAGPADQRLREWLVELAVIKQRKVTEDAEMLAGAALVVRESPDVEQEHSARLRIQVIKILQDGLKDGTLPHAGDVGVSASAILNATFRYHHPDLVAKGGAPEKQLAALQDVVSLILAGLQRLPE
- a CDS encoding ATP-binding protein, translated to MLATAFALNIPPAAILVLLAASDQIAWGLAVVAAGASWLGIVGLLRIYFKDLRAVARYAATLRDHFRGTPPQRLTFEAAAELSSLYTQVTTAFRERILDLEAQTSTDAEILDHLPNPVVMVNRQRTVTGFNQAAKSLFHNLETGYDLTRFIRDPILLDAFDMVSSGRRKMQHTEFVLASDAQRHFDVLTAHLPAETGNRNFVLSFSDLTELRKVEQMRADFAADAGHELRTPLSVLLGFIETLEGPAKDDPDALGQFLPVMRDQAQRMQSLVEDLLSLARIELNEHTPPSSDCDVTTIIEKVATGLKVKADAKSMAIRVTSNLEDTHTIGEEKELIQVFQNLIENAIKYGHQDSTVDVKLNLVKNPPAALARYRHSRIMAVSVCDRSDGIAREHLPRLTERFYRVDTARSRAVGGTGLGLAIVKHLVQRHRGTMTIESEVGKGSVFTVYLPARTTDNVHKLYSA
- a CDS encoding malonic semialdehyde reductase, yielding MIDQKALDILFNDARTHNGWQDKKVDRALLQQAWDLAVMGPTSANCEPMRVIFVESKDAKARLEPLMAEGNRAKTMEAPVTAIIGQDMEFYEKLPQLFPHADARSWFAGNDELIKATAFRNASLQGAYLILALRSLGLDCGPMSGFDAEGVDREFFAGTAVKTNFMVNIGYGDAAKLFARSPRLAFDEGASIL
- a CDS encoding polysaccharide deacetylase family protein; protein product: MQIDKNNSRSGLWAQPNPKRHMVRGALLMAATALAFTLAAPAQAQNAQNMEITGDAAPQKAAGSNEATAQKAVPSAPAEGSSAPKTTSGAPSPSTSPAATSPAAAESGVTAKQDAGSSAVVFMYHRFDEGEYPSTNTRVDQLSAHIAELGKSKYHVMDVGKIVAAIANGSPLPDRAIGITVDDAYRTFYSVAWPMFKKAGMPVTVFVSTSQLDAGYDSYMTWDMLRDLVKQGVTVGGHSNSHAHLSAISAAEAKAELEKSAQRFKQELGFVPELFAYPYGEASSEVQQAVRDAGYKAAFGQQSGGFDKTADRFYLPRFALNEHYGSLDRFELAANSLPLDVSDLTPADYTLTRNPPAFGFTLQQPAKDVKCYPSDGTATMSRLGEERVEVRLDGPVSPGRWRINCTAGGPDGRWRWLGMLYTVPEGIKNPG
- the coaBC gene encoding bifunctional phosphopantothenoylcysteine decarboxylase/phosphopantothenate--cysteine ligase CoaBC, which gives rise to MLTGKNILLIISGGIAAYKVLEVIRRLRDQGASIRAILTKGGAEFVTPLSVAALTENKVYQDLFSLTDESEMGHIRLSREADLVLVAPASADILAKMAAGMANDLATTALLATNKPVLVAPTMNVEMWNNPATQANIATLESRGILRIGPAGGDLACGETGTGRLAEPAEIIAAVQDFFARQDGPKPLAGKKAVVTSGPTHEPIDPVRYIANRSSGKQGHAIAAELARAGADVTLVSGPVNLPDPVGVNVVRVETARDMLASVQAQMPADIAIFAAAVADWRVKDQAGQKIKKTGDGALPVLQFAENPDILATISQSSPTRPALVVGFAAETENVVEHARAKRARKGCDWILANNVAPDTGTFGGEDNEIHLIAGNDTTGDEVWPRQSKVAVARTLVARIARHFDT